In Rana temporaria chromosome 9 unlocalized genomic scaffold, aRanTem1.1 chr9y, whole genome shotgun sequence, the genomic stretch GAAGGTGATGggcgggatctctggtccggatGAAACACAGAAGAAGACTTCCCTGAATTGCCCCCATAATGCCGTGCGTCGCACAGAGGAGCGCCGTTCCTGCAAGGTGACACCCCTCGGGGGTGGAGCCTGGGGCGGAGACACGCTGGCCCCTAGCGGTAGTCCGGACTTGTACACCTCGTGGTCCAGCAACTACGCCAACCTCTACAAGAACTACCCGGACCTCCACATCGGAGGAGACCACATCCTGAAGAGGGAGGACTCCGGCTGTGTCCTAGAGTGTGAGGACGGCCCAGTGCTGCTCTCAGTGGACATTGACAGCGGCAGTCCTCCCACCCACCTCCCGGAAGGACCTCCAGAAGGGGGCGCTCTACGCAGTGAGGACGGCCACGCCTTACCGTCCGCTCCCTTCTCCAACTCCGCCCTCAATGGCTTCCTGGAGAAGACGATGCAGGAGCTCTACAAACAATGCTACGAGGAGACGCTGGGGACCAACGCCGGCTCCTCCAATCCCGGCTGGCCCTACGTCCTCATGGTCAACCTCAACCAGATGAGTCTGATGGTGTCCCAGGAGCAGAACATGGACCAGGCCAAGGCCAGAGAGGCCATACTGCAGTACCTGTACAGCGCCACCAGCGGGGGAAGCTCTGAGTTTGTTACCCCCGTCCTCCACATCTCCAGCCAGGGCAACAAGAAGAGATCCGGCACTTTGTCCAAGAAGCTccgcccctaaaaaaaaatggccgttCGTCATACCGCAAGGCTCTTATGGCATAACGACCGTAGGTCAGAAGTAAAAGTCAAAGACCTTTCCCCAtaggatgacccccccccccctcatatatgAGGACATAAAGACCtggacactagggggcgctgctcCTCCACAGCAAACATCATAGAAAGCCGATCAATGAACTGAATGACCGTTTTCTTATCCTCTGATGTATATAATGAGAGTgtcaataattattattaattcgaGCTGTAATCTGATAATAATAAAACCTTCCCGTTTTCATTACATGCTTCATacactgtgatgtcatcaccggGTCTCTAAACCTCTACACACCTCATCTTATACACTGTGATGTCATCAGCGGGTCTCTAAACCTCTACATACCTCATCTTATacactgtgatgtcatcaccggGTCTCTAAACCTCTACATACCTCATCTTATacactgtgatgtcatcaccggGGCTCTAAACCTCTACATACCTCATCTTATacactgtgatgtcatcaccggGTCTCTAAACCTCTACATACCTCATCTTATacactgtgatgtcatcaccggGTCTCTAAACCTCTACATACCTCATCTTATacactgtgatgtcatcaccggGTCTCTAAACCTCTACACACCTCATCTTATACACTGTGATGTCATCAGCGGGTCTCTAAACCTCTACATACCTCATCTTATacactgtgatgtcatcactgggtctctaaACCTCTACACACCTCATCTTATACACTGTGATATCATCACCGGGTCTCTAAACCTCTACACACCTCATCTTATACACTGATGTCATCACCGGGTCTCTAAACCTCTACATACCTCATCTTATaccctgtgatgtcatcaccggGTCTCTAAACCTCTACATACCTCATCTTATacactgtgatgtcatcaccggGTCTCTAAACCTCTACATACCTCATCTTATacactgtgatgtcatcaccaGGTCTCTAAACCTCTACATACCTCATCTTATACACTGTGATgtcattgtgacggtatcggtatgatatccccgtcaagcattccctcctctccatacaagaacatcacaggatcccccacacatgagtcaagactggatgctggaaccaagactgatttattggcagcttgctgctggttataaatacagttttacaagctaaatccttaatcaaggaacaatgggagctccacccccttttcacccactctggagtttctcatacagaatatagccagacaattcggagccgacctgagacacattttctttaaataatgacatcagggaagttaattacaaggtgtacagaacacattagctgggcagcctggcaccgcataatgaagcaatcagaatacataacatgagtcacctctaatcacagtaaacaggattaacatccctttgaaataaggagctagctgcagacgggtcattaacatgtcaatagcttgtaacacatgaatccattttacctctaacccacaatttaaccaagcagggagaattacactgacatatccttcacagtcATCACCGGGTCTCTAAACCTCTACATACCTCATCTTATacactgtgatgtcatcaccggGTCTCTAAACCTCTACATACCTCCTTTTATacactgtgatgtcatcaccggGTCTCTAAACCGCTACATACCTCATCTTATACCCTGTGATGTCATTACCGGGTCTCTAAACCGCTACATACCTCATCTTATaccctgtgatgtcatcaccggGTCTCTAAACCTCTACATACCTCATCTTATACACTGTGATGTCATTACCGGGTCTctgtgcaatgcaggcagatcatggctggtgggaggggccagctggGTGCTGTAAAAAGCTGAAACCAGGACGGCGCTCGTCCAATAGTATGAAGAAGGGTGTCGCATGTCACTCTATGGGAAGTATTGATCAAGGGACaatgacccctcccccacatctgtCTGAGGATCTGGGGGGTGATCTTggcgacttaaaaaaaaaaaaaaaagttctaaaattCCGAAGGAAATGACGAGATCTGTACTTCTGTTATTCCACCCGCCATCCCCTCCCCCACAACTTCCCCTTCTGTCtgtatatacagagtcacctatacagtatatataatatatacagagagagagtccgctatacagtatatataatatatacagagagagtcacctatacagtatatataatatatacagagagtcacttatacagtatatataatatatacagagagagtcacctatacagtatatataatatatacagagggagtcacctatacagtatatataatatatacagagagagagagtcacctatacagtatatataatatatacagagagagtgtcacctatacagtatatataatatatacagagagagagtcatctatacattatatataatatatacagagagtcacctatacagtatatataatatatacagagagagacacctatacagtatatataatatatacagagagtcacctatacagtatatataatatatacagagagagagtcacctatacagtatatataatatatacagagagtcacctatacagtatatataatatatacagagagagagacacctatacagtatatataatatatacagagagggtcacctatacagtatatataatatatacagagagagagtcacctatacagtatatataatatatacagagagtcaccgatacagtatatataatatatacagagagagagtcacctatacagtatatataatatatacagagagagagtcacctatacagtatatataatatatacagatagTCACcgttacagtatatataatatatacagagagagagtcacctatactatatatataatatatacagagagagagagagtcacctatacagtatactgtatgtacatgggaggagtcggtgatgcttatgtacatggggggagcctgtgatacttgtgtacatgggaggagcctgtgatacttgtgtacatgggaggagcctgtgatacgtatgtacatgggaggagcctgtgatacttgtgtacatgggaggagcctgtgatacttgtgtacatgggaggagcctgtgatacttgtgtacatgggaggagcctgtgatacttgtgtacatgggaggagcctgtgatacgtatgtacatgggaggagcctgtgatacttgtgtacatgggaggagcctgtgatacttgtgtacatgggaggagcctgtgatacttgtgtacatgggaggagcctgtgatacttgtgtacatgggaggagcctgtgatacttgtgtacatgggaggagcctgtgatacttgtgtacatgggaggagcctgtgatacgtatgtacatgggaggagcctgtgatacttgtgtacatgggaggagcctgtgatacttgtgtacatgggaggagcctgtgatacttgtgtacatgggaggagcctgtgatacttgtgtacatgggaggagcctgtgatacttgtgtacatgggaggagtctgtgatgcttatgtacattggaggagcctgtgatgcttatgtaaatgggaggagcctgtgatgcttatgtatatgggaggagcctgtgatacttatgtacatgggatataTACACCCCCTTACCCTAATACTTTGGTGAAGCCCCTTGTGATTggtgttttgggggggggaggagtctaTCACCATGGCACAtcctgacttggcaatatttgcccaaaaacactccaaatctgtcagattgtgaggaCATCTCCTGGGCACAGTCCACAGATCTTCtatgggattcaggtctgggctctggctgggaatcttcttcctctggtgatttgggtcgttgtcatgatGAAAGATGACGTTCCTCTtcctgttcagctttctagcggaagtctgaaggttttgtgccgatattccctctaccttgactaaggcccctgttccagctcaAGGAAAACAGCCCCAAATcaggatgctgccaccaccatgcttcacagtgggtatggtgttcttttgtgtTGTCTATCTTTCGGAATTTATGGCCACCTTGGTTtcctcagaccagaacacatttcCCCGCGtgattttgggagacttcagatgtgtttttgcagaaTGTAGCCGGGTTTGGAGGGTTTTCTGGGTAAGAAAAGTCttctgtcttgtccccctcccccatacacatGAAGGATACGGGAGATCGTTGTCACCACACAGCCAGGACTTGCCAGATATTCCGTAGGCAAGTAGGGTAGGTGGGAGGGACAGGGCAGGGTAGGGGTGGGGTAGGACAGGGTAGGGGGTGGGGTAGGACAGGGGGTGGGGTAGGACAGGGTAGGGGGTGTGGTAGGACAGGGTAGGGGGTGgggtaggacaggacaggacagggtaGGGGGTGGGGTAGGACAGGGTAGGGGGTGGGGTAGGACAGGGTAGGGGGTGGGGTCAGAgggtaagggggaggggaaaggcgGAGGTGAAGGAATGAGGCCACACACGATGCTTAATACTGAATTTTATTAGAAAAACTATTTTATACAAAGTATTAAA encodes the following:
- the LOC120921954 gene encoding uncharacterized protein LOC120921954; translation: MLSEAFLSTVLYEKVMGGISGPDETQKKTSLNCPHNAVRRTEERRSCKVTPLGGGAWGGDTLAPSGSPDLYTSWSSNYANLYKNYPDLHIGGDHILKREDSGCVLECEDGPVLLSVDIDSGSPPTHLPEGPPEGGALRSEDGHALPSAPFSNSALNGFLEKTMQELYKQCYEETLGTNAGSSNPGWPYVLMVNLNQMSLMVSQEQNMDQAKAREAILQYLYSATSGGSSEFVTPVLHISSQGNKKRSGTLSKKLRP